One genomic window of Limanda limanda chromosome 16, fLimLim1.1, whole genome shotgun sequence includes the following:
- the pnkd gene encoding probable hydrolase PNKD — translation MPADLTSLTAAASLLCFLLVCFRHRRTGRELWRKLSSGVMARTGKPLFRIAYALYTSTRLGSMYYRRQLRKAREQYPTGHSTARPTLLNDIKIIPIPVLSDNYSYLVIDTASSVAVVVDPADPQTVQAVLEEEGVMLEAILCTHKHWDHSGGNKELKKLHSACRVYGNAADNIPGLTHPLSHKDSVTVGRMHFKALFTPGHTVGHMIYLLEGQAAGSPPCLFSGDLVFLSGCGRMFEGNATTMLSSLDTVSALSDDTLLWPGHEYAEDNLLFGAEVEPHNTVRENKYQWVLQQRGQKLCTCPSTIGEEKLYNPFLRSHSAELHLALGLQQLQDEDWTQYRARVLEGLRKRKDLFNRK, via the exons ATGCCAGCGGACCTGACGTCTCTCaccgctgctgcttctctcctctgcttcctcctcgtGTGTTTCCGCCACCGACGAACAGGACGCGAGCTGTGGAGGAAGCTGTCCTCGGGCGTCATGGCGCGGACCGGGAAGCCGCTGTTCCGCATCGC GTACGCGCTGTACACCAGCACCAGACTGGGCTCCATGTACTACAGGAGGCAATTGAGAAAAGCCCGGGAGCAATACCCTACTGGACATTCCACCGCTCGCCCCACGCTGCTCAATG ATATCAAAATAATCCCCATCCCAGTACTGTCTGACAACTACAGCTATCTGGTCATTGACACAGCCTCCAGTGTTGCAGTGGTTGTTGACCCTGCAGACCCTCAGACAGTGCAG GCTGTCCTCGAAGAAGAGGGAGTGATGCTAGAAGCAATactctgcacacacaagcactg GGATCACAGTGGGGGAAACAAAGAGTTGAAAAAGCTTCACAGCGCATGTCGAGTTTATGGAAACGCAGCCGACAACATTCCTGGCCTCACGCA ccCTCTCTCACACAAGGACTCTGTAACAGTTGGCCGTATGCACTTTAAGGCGCTCTTCACTCCTGGACACACAGTGGGTCACATGATCTACCTCCTGGAAGGACAAGCGGCCGGCTCCCCCCCCTGCCTCTTCTCTGGCGACCTGGTCTTCCTCTCAGGATGCG GGAGGATGTTTGAAGGCAATGCGACAACAATGCTGTCATCTCTGGACACAGTCAGCGCTTTAAGTGATGATACGCTATTATGGCCGG GTCATGAGTATGCAGAAGACAACCTGCTGTTCGGCGCTGAGGTTGAGCCACACAACACTGTCAGGGAAAACAAATATCAGTGGGTGCTGCAGCAGCGAGGCCAGAAGCTGTGCACG TGTCCCTCCACTATCGGGGAAGAGAAGCTGTACAATCCCTTCCTGCGCAGCCACTCTGCTGAGCTCCATCTGGCCCTgggcctccagcagctccaggacgAGGACTGGACCCAGTACAGGGCTCGGGTGCTGGAGGGGCTGCGGAAACGCAAAGACCTCTTCAACAGGAAGTAG
- the LOC133022216 gene encoding protein lifeguard 3-like: MSSKEDSPPPYEEAVQQPKYGTSPQQLQHGSPLPPPPSYSPSPGMYPAPGFSPTGMPTSIPTLSAGVHALNSGDMEDLLSAQWESTSIRHGFIRKVYLILTAQLAVTFSVVGVFTFVDPVRLFVIKYPGVYWASFVVYFFVYCILICCKEPRRRFPCNLILLGVFTLALSYMSGSISSYYETKAVLLAMGITALVCIAVTIFCFQTKVDFTSCGGLLSVAAVLLMIIGIVTAVVLSFHYVTWLHMLYAAIGAVVYTLFLVYNTQLLIGNRELAISPEEYIYGALSLYVDIVHIFLFILQVSGAATD; this comes from the exons ATGTCGTCTAAAGAAGACAGTCCTCCACCTTATGAGGAAGCAGTACAACAGCCGAAGTATGGAACCTCcccccagcagctgcagcatggCTCCCCTCTTCCACCGCCTCCATCCTACAGCCCCAGTCCCGGGATGTACCCTG CCCCTGGCTTCTCTCCAACCGGGATGCCCACCTCAATACCGACTCTGTCTGCTGGAGTGCACGCGTTGAACTCAG GAGACATGGAGGATCTTCTGAGCGCCCAGTGGGAGAGCACGTCTATTCGGCATGGCTTCATCAGAAAG GTTTACTTAATTCTAACAGCACAGCTTGCCGTCACCTTCTCAGTCGTTGGCGTCTTCACATTTGT GGACCCAGTGAGGCTGTTTGTCATCAAGTACCCTGGCGTCTACTGGGCATCTTT TGTGGTGTATTTTTTCGTGTACTGCATTCTCATCTGCTGCAAAGAGCCGAG gAGACGTTTCCCATGCAATCTTATACTGTTGGGAGTATTT ACTCTCgccttgtcttacatgtctggATCCATTTCGAG CTATTATGAAACAAAAGCCGTGCTCCTGGCCATGGGAATAACAGCATTAGTTTGTATAGCTGTCACAATCTTCTGCTTCCAAACCAAG GTGGATTTCACCTCCTGCGGGGGTCTCCTCTCTGTTGCCGCTGTTTTACTCATGATCATCGGGATTGTTACGGCAGTCGTCCTCTCCTTCCACTAT GTCACCTGGCTGCATATGCTCTACGCCGCAATTGGAGCCGTCGTTTACACTCTG TTTTTGGTCTACAACACGCAGCTTCTCATTGGAAACCGGGAGTTAGCCATCAGCCCAGAGGAGTACATCTACGGAGCGCTCTCTCTCTACGTCGACATCGTTCatatcttcctcttcatccttcaAGTCAGCGGAGCAGCGACTGACTGA